The following coding sequences are from one Vicinamibacterales bacterium window:
- a CDS encoding alpha/beta hydrolase has translation MADHVVVDGVVLEARWWPAAAPAPGVPIVLLHEGLGSVSLWRGFPALLAEVTSRPVFAYSRRGYGRSAARGRGLALDFMETEAAVVPRVLDAAGIARAVLFGHSDGGSIALLAAATVPSRVEALVLEAPHVFVEDLSVASIARMRDQWAASDLRARLARHHQHVDEAFLGWNGVWLDPAFRAWTIEPVLSRVACPTLVLQGIDDEYGTVAQVEAIAAQTAGTVETALLPHCGHSPHRDRPAEVLSRTAAFLARTHRTATDHGR, from the coding sequence GTGGCGGACCACGTGGTCGTGGACGGCGTCGTCCTGGAGGCGCGATGGTGGCCGGCGGCCGCTCCGGCGCCCGGCGTGCCCATCGTCCTGCTGCACGAAGGCCTGGGGTCCGTGTCGCTCTGGCGCGGCTTCCCCGCCCTTCTGGCCGAGGTCACCTCCCGCCCGGTGTTCGCCTACAGCCGCCGCGGCTACGGCCGTTCGGCCGCCCGGGGCCGCGGGCTCGCCCTCGACTTCATGGAGACCGAGGCGGCCGTGGTGCCCCGCGTCCTGGACGCTGCCGGCATCGCCCGGGCGGTCCTGTTCGGTCACAGCGACGGGGGGTCGATCGCGCTCCTGGCGGCGGCCACCGTCCCGTCACGCGTCGAGGCGCTCGTGCTCGAGGCGCCCCACGTGTTCGTGGAGGACCTCAGCGTGGCGAGCATCGCGCGGATGCGCGACCAGTGGGCGGCCTCCGACCTGCGGGCACGGCTCGCGCGCCACCATCAGCACGTCGACGAGGCCTTCCTCGGCTGGAACGGCGTGTGGCTGGATCCGGCCTTCCGCGCCTGGACGATCGAGCCCGTGCTGTCGCGCGTGGCCTGCCCCACCCTCGTCCTCCAGGGGATCGACGACGAGTACGGCACCGTGGCCCAGGTGGAGGCGATTGCGGCGCAGACCGCCGGTACGGTCGAGACGGCGCTCTTGCCCCACTGCGGCCATAGCCCACACCGCGACCGTCCGGCAGAGGTGCTGTCCCGCACGGCCGCATTTCTCGCGCGAACACACCGGACCGCGACCGATCACGGCCGGTAG
- a CDS encoding NAD-dependent epimerase/dehydratase family protein — protein sequence MRKSVALITGAGGEIGHGLIARIAGAGGQGIVTLDLNPLEPALGRLVQREFTGSILDTALLERILAEFEVDAIYHLAALLSTRSEFTPVTAHQVNVEGTLSLLEFAQKEAESHGRPVVFVYPSSIAAYGLPDLPTKARVGRVREDDHATPTTMYGCNKLYCEQLGRYYARHYKQLSAEPQAGRVDFRSVRFPGLISAVTVPSGGTSDYAPEMIHAAARGEPYACFVRPDTRIPFMAMPDGVEALLALAAAPREALTRTAYNVGAFNPSAEEIQRMVSAAFPAARISWAPDLKRQGIVDSWPADVDDSAARRDWGFAPAYDFVRAFDEYLIPTIRARYASQ from the coding sequence ATGCGCAAGTCAGTGGCGCTCATCACGGGCGCCGGCGGAGAGATAGGACACGGCCTGATCGCCAGGATCGCGGGGGCGGGCGGGCAGGGGATCGTCACCCTCGACCTGAATCCGCTGGAGCCCGCGCTCGGCCGCCTCGTGCAGCGGGAGTTCACGGGGTCGATCCTCGACACGGCGCTCCTGGAGCGCATCCTGGCCGAGTTCGAGGTGGACGCCATCTACCACCTGGCCGCGCTGCTCTCGACGCGGTCGGAGTTCACGCCCGTCACCGCCCACCAGGTGAACGTGGAGGGCACGCTCAGCCTGCTCGAGTTCGCGCAGAAGGAAGCCGAGTCGCACGGGCGGCCCGTGGTCTTCGTCTACCCGTCGTCGATCGCCGCCTATGGCCTGCCGGACCTGCCGACCAAGGCCCGGGTGGGGCGGGTCCGCGAGGACGACCACGCGACCCCGACGACCATGTACGGCTGCAACAAGCTGTACTGCGAGCAGCTGGGCCGCTACTACGCCCGCCACTACAAGCAGCTCTCGGCCGAGCCACAGGCCGGCCGCGTGGACTTCCGCTCGGTCCGGTTCCCGGGGCTCATCAGCGCGGTCACGGTGCCCTCGGGCGGCACGAGCGACTACGCGCCGGAGATGATTCACGCGGCCGCCCGCGGCGAACCCTACGCCTGCTTCGTTCGGCCCGATACCCGCATCCCTTTCATGGCCATGCCCGACGGCGTGGAGGCGCTGCTGGCCCTGGCCGCCGCGCCCAGGGAGGCGCTCACCCGGACGGCCTACAACGTCGGCGCCTTCAACCCGTCGGCGGAGGAGATTCAGCGGATGGTGTCGGCGGCGTTCCCGGCGGCCCGGATCAGCTGGGCCCCCGACCTCAAGCGCCAGGGCATCGTGGACTCGTGGCCGGCCGACGTGGACGACTCGGCCGCCCGCCGGGACTGGGGCTTCGCGCCCGCCTACGACTTCGTGCGGGCCTTCGACGAATACCTGATTCCGACGATTCGGGCGCGCTACGCGTCACAGTGA
- a CDS encoding NAD(P)H-quinone oxidoreductase yields the protein MRAVEIGTFGPPEGLRVAERPRPDLQPGDVLVAVKAAGVNRPDVLQRLGKYPPPPGASDLPGLEVAGTVVEARPAEDGAPVRWKAGDAVCALVSGGGYAEFCAVPAVQCLPVPRGYSMVEAAAVPETFFTVWTNVFERGRLAPGEILLVHGGTSGIGTTAIQLARASGARVFATAGSADKCAASVRLGAEAAFNYREADWVAEVKAATGGRGADVVLDMVGGDYVAKNLEAMAVEGRLVQIAFLKAARVEIDLMHVMRRRLTITGSTLRPRSPAEKGAIAAALEARVWPLLEARTVAPVVHATFPMANASEAHRLMESSAHIGKIVLTVP from the coding sequence ATGCGCGCGGTGGAGATTGGCACGTTCGGTCCGCCCGAGGGGCTTCGCGTCGCGGAGCGCCCGCGCCCGGACCTCCAGCCGGGCGACGTGCTCGTCGCCGTGAAGGCGGCGGGCGTGAATCGCCCCGACGTCCTGCAGCGGCTCGGCAAGTACCCGCCGCCGCCGGGCGCGTCCGACCTTCCGGGCCTCGAGGTGGCGGGCACGGTGGTCGAGGCGCGTCCTGCCGAGGACGGCGCGCCGGTGCGGTGGAAGGCGGGCGACGCGGTGTGTGCGCTGGTGTCGGGCGGCGGGTATGCCGAGTTCTGCGCGGTGCCGGCCGTCCAGTGCCTGCCGGTTCCGCGGGGCTATTCCATGGTGGAAGCGGCGGCCGTGCCCGAGACCTTCTTCACCGTGTGGACCAACGTGTTCGAGCGCGGACGGCTCGCGCCGGGCGAGATCCTGCTCGTCCACGGCGGGACGAGCGGCATCGGCACCACCGCCATCCAGCTGGCGCGGGCGTCGGGCGCGCGCGTGTTCGCCACCGCGGGCTCCGCCGACAAGTGCGCCGCCTCGGTGCGCCTGGGCGCGGAGGCGGCCTTCAACTACCGCGAGGCGGACTGGGTGGCGGAGGTGAAGGCCGCGACCGGCGGCCGGGGCGCCGACGTGGTCCTCGACATGGTCGGCGGCGACTACGTGGCGAAGAACCTCGAGGCGATGGCCGTCGAGGGGCGCCTCGTGCAGATCGCGTTCCTCAAGGCCGCGCGGGTCGAGATCGATCTCATGCACGTGATGCGCCGCCGCCTGACGATCACGGGCTCCACGCTCCGGCCGCGCAGTCCGGCGGAGAAGGGCGCCATCGCGGCGGCGCTCGAGGCGCGCGTCTGGCCGCTGCTCGAGGCGCGCACCGTGGCGCCGGTGGTGCACGCGACCTTCCCGATGGCGAACGCGTCCGAGGCCCATCGGCTCATGGAGTCGAGCGCCCACATCGGCAAGATCGTGCTCACCGTGCCATGA
- a CDS encoding SRPBCC family protein, protein MTRFERAVDIAAEPGRVWEVMSDVERWHEWTPSVTGIRRLDRGAFRIGSRALIRQPKFPPALWTCTELVPGREFTWVSVVPGLLRVTGRHGVAAAPGGARAWLTLELAGALSGAMARLTRDITDRYLDYEAAGLKARSERPDFRHG, encoded by the coding sequence ATGACACGCTTCGAGCGCGCCGTCGACATCGCCGCGGAGCCGGGGCGCGTGTGGGAGGTCATGAGCGACGTCGAGCGCTGGCACGAGTGGACGCCGTCGGTGACGGGCATCCGGCGGCTCGACCGCGGTGCGTTCCGGATCGGGAGCCGCGCGCTGATCCGCCAGCCGAAGTTCCCGCCCGCGCTGTGGACGTGCACCGAGCTCGTGCCCGGCCGGGAGTTCACCTGGGTGAGCGTCGTGCCCGGCCTGCTGCGGGTCACCGGGCGGCACGGCGTGGCCGCCGCGCCGGGCGGCGCCCGGGCCTGGCTCACGCTGGAGCTCGCGGGGGCCCTGTCGGGGGCGATGGCCCGCCTCACGCGCGACATCACGGATCGCTACCTGGACTACGAAGCGGCGGGGCTGAAGGCGCGCAGCGAGCGCCCCGACTTCCGCCACGGGTAG
- a CDS encoding TylF/MycF/NovP-related O-methyltransferase yields the protein MRRGPFTPLAAPSLHATQFVLGLTNREVVSFAQPHRAEAASRVRDIVTGFPTQTMGVDEAYMIRAAVLATARVPGAIAEVGVFRGGTARVIGEAKGPRALHLFDTFQGLPAPAEVDRGFAEGEYACGLDAVRAFLTGIPDVHFHQGLFPATGEAVGDLAFSFVHLDVDLYQSTRDALAFFYPRMSVGGMLISHDYVEFPAVRQAFDDYFGAHAQPVLELTGNQCLVVKIAG from the coding sequence GTGCGCCGCGGCCCGTTCACGCCCCTCGCGGCGCCCTCGCTCCACGCGACGCAGTTCGTGCTGGGCCTGACCAACCGCGAGGTCGTGAGCTTCGCGCAGCCGCACCGAGCCGAGGCCGCGTCGCGGGTCCGCGACATCGTCACGGGCTTCCCGACCCAGACGATGGGCGTCGACGAGGCCTACATGATCCGGGCGGCCGTCCTGGCCACGGCCCGCGTCCCGGGCGCGATTGCCGAAGTGGGCGTGTTCCGCGGGGGCACGGCGCGCGTGATCGGCGAGGCCAAGGGCCCACGCGCCCTGCACCTGTTCGACACGTTCCAGGGACTGCCGGCGCCGGCCGAGGTGGATCGGGGCTTCGCGGAGGGCGAGTACGCGTGCGGCCTCGACGCCGTGCGCGCCTTCCTGACGGGCATTCCCGACGTGCATTTCCACCAGGGCCTGTTCCCGGCGACGGGCGAGGCCGTCGGCGACCTGGCGTTCTCCTTCGTGCACCTCGACGTGGACCTGTACCAGAGCACGCGTGACGCGCTGGCGTTCTTCTATCCGCGGATGAGCGTCGGCGGCATGCTGATTTCGCACGACTACGTCGAGTTCCCGGCCGTCCGGCAGGCCTTCGACGACTACTTCGGCGCGCACGCCCAGCCCGTGCTGGAGCTGACCGGCAACCAGTGCCTCGTCGTCAAGATCGCCGGATGA
- a CDS encoding MFS transporter translates to MTPEAPLFTPRFFVMCGFNFVVFLSAFQLFPTAPFRIRDLGGSAVASGLFLGLLTYASAASGPITGGVVDRVGKRRVLMAASAALTLFAVLYGVLPRYEGMLALVVLHGLCWSGLLVAASSYVTDIVPPGRRAEGMSYWGMATIFAVSMAPAIGLWVYEHGGWPVLCLETAGLGVLMFTIAWWLLPPDTPHGAEGAAWRWRSLVEWRVLAVAPTMFMYSFGYGGVTSFVALYSEAAGVHPASLYFAAYSIAVLVTRPPISRLGDRIGHVKVLLPCLGLVMAGFALLAVGGSRAMFVVSAVVFGTGFGSAYPLFLGHVMRHVAPERRGAAFGSIIAAFDTGVGTGSITLGWIVQHYGYRPAFATAAALACLAAPYFLLVEPRVLPPDAPVHS, encoded by the coding sequence ATGACGCCCGAGGCGCCGCTCTTCACGCCCCGCTTCTTCGTGATGTGCGGCTTCAACTTCGTCGTCTTCCTGTCGGCCTTCCAGCTCTTTCCCACGGCGCCGTTCCGGATCCGGGACCTCGGCGGCAGCGCCGTCGCGTCCGGCCTCTTCCTGGGCCTCCTCACCTATGCCTCGGCCGCCAGCGGCCCGATCACGGGCGGCGTGGTGGACCGGGTGGGCAAGCGGCGCGTGCTCATGGCGGCGAGCGCGGCGTTGACGCTCTTCGCCGTGCTCTACGGCGTGCTGCCCCGCTACGAGGGCATGCTCGCGCTGGTGGTCCTGCACGGCCTGTGCTGGTCGGGCCTGCTCGTGGCGGCCAGCTCGTACGTGACCGACATCGTGCCGCCCGGCCGCCGGGCCGAGGGCATGAGCTACTGGGGCATGGCGACGATCTTCGCCGTGTCGATGGCGCCCGCGATCGGACTGTGGGTGTACGAGCACGGCGGCTGGCCCGTGCTCTGTCTCGAGACCGCGGGCCTGGGCGTCCTGATGTTCACGATTGCCTGGTGGCTCCTGCCGCCCGACACGCCGCACGGCGCCGAGGGCGCGGCATGGCGCTGGCGCTCGCTGGTGGAGTGGCGGGTCCTGGCCGTCGCGCCCACCATGTTCATGTACTCGTTCGGCTACGGGGGCGTCACGAGCTTCGTGGCCCTCTACAGCGAGGCGGCGGGCGTGCACCCCGCGTCGCTGTACTTCGCCGCCTACTCGATCGCGGTCCTGGTCACGCGGCCGCCCATCTCACGCCTCGGCGACCGCATCGGCCACGTCAAGGTGCTCCTGCCGTGCCTCGGCCTCGTCATGGCGGGCTTCGCGCTGCTGGCCGTCGGCGGCAGCCGCGCCATGTTCGTCGTGTCGGCGGTCGTGTTCGGCACGGGGTTCGGGTCGGCCTATCCGCTCTTCCTCGGCCACGTGATGCGCCACGTCGCGCCCGAACGCCGGGGCGCGGCCTTCGGCAGCATCATCGCGGCGTTCGACACGGGCGTCGGCACGGGGTCGATCACCCTGGGCTGGATCGTCCAGCACTACGGCTATCGGCCGGCGTTCGCGACCGCCGCCGCGCTGGCCTGCCTGGCGGCGCCGTACTTCCTCCTGGTCGAGCCCCGGGTGCTGCCGCCCGACGCGCCCGTGCACTCGTGA
- the metH gene encoding methionine synthase has protein sequence MTRPSLDSLLAHRILVLDGAMGTMIQRRSLQDADFRGARFADHPRELKGNSDLLVLTRPDVIEAIHLEYLEAGADIIETNTFSSTAIAQADYGLEALAYELNLEGARVARRAADAWTARTPDRPRYVVGSMGPLNKALSLSPRVDEPGYRATTFDEVRAAYRDQVRGLIDGGVDALLVETIFDTLNAKAALVAIEEEFEARATRLPVMISVTITDRSGRTLSGQTLEAFYTSIEHVRPFSVGINCALGARDMRPYMAELSRLATCWVSCYPNAGLPNAFGEYDEQADETGALLGEFARAGFLNIVGGCCGTTPAHVAAVARAVAALPPRVPPSPEATAHATYSRYSGLERLVLREDSNFQMIGERTNVTGSRKFARLVQAGDWTAATEVALDQVRGGANILDVNMDEGMLDSEACMTQFLNYIATEPEIAKLPIMIDSSKWSVLEAGLKCVQGKGVVNSISLKEGEADFLAKARTIRRYGAAMIVMAFDEEGQADTIARKVAICQRAYHLLTTQAGVDPLDIIFDPNILAIATGLEEHNEYAVNFIEATRQIKATCPGVRVSGGVSNLSFSFRGNDVVREAIHSAFLYHAIRAGMDMGIVNAGQLVVYEDIPADLLTHVEDILFNRRPDATERMVAKAEQVRGAGAKRELDLAWRQGTVAARLAHALVHGVVDYIEEDAEEARQALGRPLAVIEGPLMDGMKIVGDLFGAGKMFLPQVVKSARAMKRAVAYLEPFMDAEKEAGGARSAGTVLLATVKGDVHDIGKNIVGVVLGCNGYDVIDLGVMVPCDKILTAAAERGADVVGLSGLITPSLDEMVYVAREMQARGLSVPLLIGGATTSRQHTAVRIAPGYDGPVVHVPDASRVVDVMNGLLGSEGRAAFDAANRREQEALRARHADRRERPTLAYTQAAANRLRVDLAVPPPVPSFLGPRTAEVPIEALVPFIDWTFFFSAWQLKGRFPAILDDPAQGAAARELYGHAQALLADIVRDRSLTARGVYGFWRANADGDDIVLFQQDGRDELARFPMLRQQEVIADDKPNRSLADFVAPLDSGVADYVGAFAVTAGLGAEALVARFEGDHDDYHAIMAKALADRLAEAFAEYLHAQARRDWGYGEDEQLTPDDLAAERYRGIRPAFGYPACPDHSEKRRLFDLLGAEGIGMGLTESFAMTPAASVSGLYFSHPQARYFVIQRVGADQVADYARRKGVSVSDVERWLRPLLAYEPATVAV, from the coding sequence ATGACCCGACCGTCCCTCGACTCCCTGCTGGCCCACCGGATCCTCGTGCTCGACGGCGCGATGGGCACGATGATCCAGCGCCGTTCGCTGCAGGACGCCGACTTCCGCGGCGCCCGCTTCGCGGACCACCCCCGCGAGCTCAAGGGCAACAGCGACCTGCTGGTGCTCACGCGCCCCGACGTCATCGAGGCCATCCACCTCGAGTACCTCGAGGCCGGCGCCGACATCATCGAAACGAACACCTTCAGCAGCACCGCCATCGCCCAGGCCGACTACGGCCTCGAGGCGCTCGCGTACGAACTGAACCTCGAGGGCGCGCGGGTGGCGCGTCGCGCGGCCGACGCGTGGACCGCCCGCACGCCGGACCGGCCGCGGTACGTCGTCGGATCGATGGGTCCGCTGAACAAGGCGCTGTCGCTGTCGCCGCGCGTCGACGAGCCGGGCTACCGCGCCACGACGTTCGACGAGGTGCGCGCCGCCTACCGGGACCAGGTGCGCGGCCTGATCGACGGCGGCGTCGACGCGTTGCTGGTCGAGACCATCTTCGACACGCTGAACGCGAAGGCGGCCCTCGTCGCTATCGAGGAGGAGTTCGAGGCGCGCGCCACGCGCCTCCCGGTCATGATCTCGGTGACGATCACGGACCGCAGCGGCCGGACGCTGTCGGGCCAGACGCTCGAGGCCTTCTACACGTCGATCGAGCACGTCCGCCCGTTCAGCGTCGGCATCAACTGCGCCCTCGGCGCGCGCGACATGCGGCCGTACATGGCCGAGCTGTCGCGCCTCGCCACCTGCTGGGTGAGCTGCTATCCGAACGCCGGCCTGCCGAACGCGTTCGGCGAGTACGACGAGCAGGCCGACGAGACCGGCGCGCTCCTGGGCGAGTTCGCCCGCGCCGGGTTCCTCAACATCGTGGGCGGCTGCTGCGGCACGACGCCCGCCCACGTGGCCGCGGTGGCCCGCGCCGTGGCGGCGCTGCCGCCCCGCGTCCCGCCGTCGCCCGAGGCGACGGCCCACGCCACCTACTCCAGGTACAGCGGTCTCGAGCGCCTGGTGCTGCGCGAGGACAGCAACTTCCAGATGATCGGCGAACGCACCAACGTGACCGGCTCGCGGAAGTTCGCGCGGCTGGTGCAGGCCGGGGACTGGACGGCGGCCACCGAGGTGGCGCTCGATCAGGTGCGCGGCGGCGCCAACATCCTGGACGTGAACATGGACGAGGGCATGCTCGACTCGGAAGCGTGCATGACCCAGTTCCTGAACTACATCGCCACCGAGCCCGAGATCGCGAAGCTGCCGATCATGATCGACAGCTCGAAGTGGTCGGTGCTCGAGGCCGGCCTGAAGTGCGTGCAGGGCAAGGGCGTCGTCAACTCGATCAGCCTGAAGGAGGGCGAGGCCGACTTCCTGGCCAAGGCCCGGACGATCCGCCGCTACGGCGCCGCCATGATCGTCATGGCGTTCGACGAGGAGGGACAGGCCGACACCATCGCCAGGAAAGTGGCGATCTGCCAGCGCGCCTACCACCTGCTCACCACGCAGGCCGGCGTCGACCCGCTCGACATCATCTTCGACCCGAACATCCTCGCCATCGCCACGGGACTCGAGGAGCACAACGAGTACGCCGTCAACTTCATCGAGGCGACGCGCCAGATCAAGGCGACGTGCCCGGGCGTCCGCGTGAGCGGCGGCGTCAGCAACCTCTCGTTCTCCTTCCGCGGCAACGACGTGGTGCGAGAGGCCATCCACTCCGCGTTCCTCTACCACGCGATCCGCGCGGGCATGGACATGGGGATCGTGAACGCAGGCCAGCTGGTGGTCTACGAGGACATCCCCGCCGATCTGCTCACCCACGTGGAGGACATCCTGTTCAACCGCCGTCCCGACGCCACCGAGCGGATGGTGGCCAAGGCCGAGCAGGTCAGGGGCGCCGGCGCGAAGCGCGAGCTCGATCTGGCGTGGCGCCAGGGCACGGTCGCCGCACGGCTCGCACACGCGCTGGTCCACGGCGTCGTCGACTACATCGAGGAAGACGCCGAGGAGGCGCGCCAGGCGCTCGGACGCCCGCTGGCCGTCATCGAAGGGCCGCTCATGGACGGCATGAAGATCGTCGGCGACCTGTTCGGCGCCGGCAAGATGTTCCTGCCGCAGGTGGTGAAGAGCGCGAGGGCCATGAAGCGGGCCGTCGCGTATCTGGAGCCGTTCATGGACGCGGAAAAGGAGGCCGGCGGTGCACGGTCCGCCGGCACCGTCCTGCTCGCCACGGTCAAGGGCGACGTCCACGACATCGGCAAGAACATCGTCGGGGTCGTCCTCGGCTGCAACGGCTACGACGTGATCGACCTGGGCGTCATGGTGCCGTGCGACAAGATCCTCACGGCCGCGGCCGAACGGGGCGCTGACGTCGTCGGGCTGTCGGGGCTCATCACGCCCTCGCTCGACGAGATGGTGTACGTCGCGCGCGAGATGCAGGCGCGGGGCCTCTCGGTGCCGCTGCTCATCGGCGGCGCGACGACCAGCCGCCAGCACACGGCCGTCCGCATCGCGCCGGGGTACGACGGACCCGTCGTGCACGTGCCGGACGCATCGCGGGTCGTCGACGTGATGAACGGTCTCCTCGGCAGCGAGGGCCGCGCCGCGTTCGACGCGGCCAACCGGCGCGAGCAGGAGGCCCTGCGCGCACGGCACGCGGACCGGCGCGAGCGGCCGACGCTGGCCTACACGCAGGCCGCGGCCAACCGGTTGCGCGTGGACCTGGCCGTCCCGCCGCCGGTGCCGTCGTTCCTCGGCCCCCGGACGGCGGAGGTCCCGATCGAGGCGCTCGTGCCCTTCATCGACTGGACGTTCTTCTTCTCGGCCTGGCAGCTCAAGGGACGCTTCCCCGCCATCCTCGACGATCCGGCGCAGGGAGCGGCCGCGCGGGAGCTGTACGGCCACGCCCAGGCGCTCCTGGCCGACATCGTGCGCGACCGCTCGCTCACCGCGCGGGGCGTGTACGGCTTCTGGAGGGCGAACGCCGACGGCGACGACATCGTGCTGTTCCAACAGGACGGCCGGGACGAGCTGGCGCGCTTCCCGATGCTCCGGCAGCAGGAGGTGATCGCCGACGACAAGCCGAACCGGTCGCTGGCCGACTTCGTGGCGCCCCTCGACAGCGGCGTGGCCGACTACGTGGGCGCGTTCGCCGTCACCGCGGGCCTGGGCGCCGAGGCGCTCGTGGCGCGCTTCGAGGGCGACCACGACGACTATCACGCCATCATGGCCAAGGCGCTGGCCGACCGGCTCGCCGAGGCCTTCGCGGAGTACCTGCACGCGCAGGCCCGGCGCGACTGGGGCTACGGCGAGGACGAGCAGCTTACGCCGGACGACCTCGCGGCCGAGCGCTATCGGGGCATCCGTCCGGCCTTCGGCTATCCCGCCTGTCCCGACCACTCCGAGAAGCGCCGGCTGTTCGACCTGCTCGGCGCGGAGGGGATCGGCATGGGGCTGACCGAGTCGTTCGCGATGACGCCGGCGGCAAGCGTCAGCGGCCTCTACTTCTCGCACCCGCAGGCCCGCTACTTCGTCATCCAGCGTGTCGGCGCCGACCAGGTGGCCGACTACGCGCGGCGGAAGGGCGTGAGCGTGTCCGACGTCGAGCGGTGGCTGCGTCCGCTGCTGGCGTACGAGCCCGCGACGGTCGCCGTGTGA
- a CDS encoding metalloregulator ArsR/SmtB family transcription factor yields the protein MLETSALFRVLGDPARLRLLRALSADRFNVTELTGILGLAQSGVSRHLGLLKDAGLVSEERDGIFVYYRLARTPGVETPLWQLLDREFERTATRPDVRADDARIQEVRRLRRENFDQHAGADTRDGRQLVPGRSWAAWSRALGLLLPPLDVVDVGCGEGYLTLEAARWARRVTGIDRSAAVLARARQLAERRKVANVVWKRGEIERLPAADASFDVALLSQTLHHAADPGRAIHEAVRVLRPGGRVLILDLRTHEEDWVRQKLGDRWQGFDDRTLSTWLTAAGLENARVQVGARGAGDPFVVLVAAATKPDTLLGSPAAPVRRAGARRVTAQDLR from the coding sequence ATGCTTGAGACCTCCGCCCTGTTTCGGGTGCTCGGCGATCCGGCGCGCCTCCGGCTGCTCCGGGCGCTCTCGGCGGATCGCTTCAATGTCACGGAGCTGACGGGTATTCTCGGGCTCGCCCAGTCGGGTGTCTCGCGCCACCTCGGCCTGCTCAAGGACGCCGGCCTCGTCTCCGAGGAACGCGACGGCATCTTCGTCTACTACCGCCTGGCCAGGACGCCCGGCGTCGAGACGCCGCTCTGGCAGCTCCTCGACCGGGAGTTCGAACGCACGGCGACGCGCCCCGACGTGCGCGCCGACGACGCCCGGATCCAGGAAGTCAGGCGGCTCCGGCGCGAGAACTTCGACCAGCACGCGGGCGCCGACACGCGTGACGGACGGCAGCTCGTGCCGGGGCGAAGCTGGGCCGCCTGGTCGCGCGCGCTGGGCCTGCTCCTGCCGCCGCTCGACGTCGTGGACGTCGGCTGCGGCGAGGGCTACCTCACCCTCGAGGCCGCCCGGTGGGCCCGCAGGGTCACGGGCATCGACCGCTCCGCGGCCGTCCTCGCGCGGGCGCGCCAGCTCGCGGAGCGCCGCAAGGTCGCCAACGTGGTGTGGAAGCGCGGCGAGATCGAGCGCCTGCCCGCCGCCGACGCCTCCTTCGACGTGGCGCTCCTCTCCCAGACGCTGCACCACGCCGCCGATCCCGGCCGCGCCATCCATGAGGCCGTCCGGGTGCTGCGGCCCGGCGGGCGCGTGCTCATCCTCGATCTCCGGACGCACGAGGAAGACTGGGTGCGCCAGAAGCTCGGCGATCGCTGGCAGGGCTTCGACGATCGCACGTTGTCCACGTGGCTCACCGCGGCTGGCCTCGAGAACGCCCGCGTCCAGGTCGGCGCCCGGGGCGCCGGCGATCCGTTCGTCGTCCTCGTGGCCGCCGCCACCAAACCCGACACCCTGCTCGGGAGCCCCGCCGCTCCCGTCCGCCGCGCCGGCGCGCGGCGCGTCACCGCCCAGGACCTCCGATGA